GCGTCAACAGCAGCGGACACAGATGGAGATGAATAGAAGCTCCAcgtgaaaagaaaatgatgtgTTTGGGGTAAGGGAAGCTCTCGGTTGTCAGGTTCCAGTGGCCAATGTGTTCCCCGTGTAATTTCCAAGCCCCAGCGTGTGGAAACTCTTAAATGTGATCGGCGCACTCAGAACTGGTTTGGCAGTCAAACACAGTCTGCCTTGTCTAGAGGGAGCGGGCTAAATTTGAGCATTCAAAGGTgtccctttctttttcttccactcTGTGCTTGAAGACTTCACagcctctgaacacacacatctttgGATTTCTGTCTTTGTAGGAACTTTTATTGACATAATACATCACCCAGCTACCCATCCCATCTAAGCCTAACCTAAACCAAGTTCTGACCTCAGCCTTAAAACcgtgtcttaaccctcaaacaccCTTTCAAGTTGTGGTTGACAGGCCAAATTGGCCCATACTTcagaaaaatgtcctcaccttgCAAGTAGAATAATTGTTTTAGTACTCAATATGTTGAAAATACAAggccatacacacacacacacacacacacacactcacacacacacacacatacacacacatctctgAGCTGTTCCTCTTTCAGTTCTTTGTAAGCTGAGTGCTGGACAGTCGTCCTGAGCTTTGGATGGTTCAGTTGCTCTCGCCACAGCTATTCATGCTGAGAATTTTCCAGTGCTAGGGCGCCATACGTCAGGGGCACAGAGGAACATTGTGACCCGGCGCCCATGTCCAGGGGCCTGGCGAAAGGGGGGGCCACAGAGAACAACACTGAATGCCATTGTTATGTGGCACCCACAGTGTCCGAGGGTATGATCTCATGTCAGAAACCGGTCCAGCTGTACGCCTTTGAGAGGGAGCGCCATTGATCCAACGCGCTGTCCATGTTTGAGTTGACTTGCATGCGAGGGCTGTTTATCCATTTATTACGTGCTGCTTTCCACACTCACTTCCTCCGTATTAACATTCCAGATGCCTGGGACCTGATGAACATGTTGATGATGTCCTCGACTGCCCCCGAGACAAACGTGCACCCTCGCTTGCTGTGACATCATGTATACACTTGTGACTGGTGGCAGAGAAAAACGAGTGTTTGATGAGGAGCACAAAGCTAAAATGACCCGAGACGCTTAACAAGGTGATTCTATTCATCAGCTTTGGATTGATAAACTAGGTCACACTACCACAAGAAAGGACCGGAGTTACACAGGggcattattattaaattattttcctCTGCAGTAGCCATTAAGTTTGGCCTGCGTTAATGTGAATCCCCAAAGAACTAGTGACAGCGTAAGATAAGGACTGTGGTTTCCTCATTCCcataaaaaagaatgaaaaaaagaccCTGTGTGTTCCCTCAAAACACTGCGGGGCCAAGGGGGTAATTTCCAAGATAATAAATGACATAAACTCGGCTGACCTTCTTTAATGAACAACATGGGGTAGGAGGTGGTGCTAACGCAGTGCTGCTTCGGCTCCCAAACAGCCAGCTGTTGTACTCTATCACACGGAAATACTTGAAAATGTCAGACTCATCAAATTTAATGAAGGTCGACTAAAAGGAGACGCACTAACATCTTGCAGATGCAGTATGATACCACTTACTGATCAAGTTAGCTCAATTTTGTCTCTCCCCTCTGAATAGAAGTCACCTTTAAAACATACATCACCTGTCGGTAACTGTTACTGTCATATTTGTCACATCGAGAACTTTCCTGCTTTACTGTACATTTCTCATTAAAGCCCATTAAATGTGGTCTGATCCTCACGGCCCGTCATCAAATCCTCTGTTTGGGAAAGAAATCAAACCAATTGTCACTTCCTGAGATAAAACTGGACAGAGAAAAAGATCCCATCTCACTAAAATAACTCACTAATTACTTAATAACTTATAAAAGAGCTTCCACAAGCCGGAATATGCAGGGAAAATTTACCAACACCTCTTTAGCCATGTTGGATGATTCAGAACATCGTTAGAATCATCTCCTGACACACTGACTTTGCTGTTCCAAGCAAAAGGTGGACCGTGAACTTTCACTGGAAGCCGGCGGCTGCACATCAACGACCTTGGAATGGCCGTGCAAGACAGTTACTGTGGTTACAGTGTGTAGGAGGCTGATAAGGGAAGCATATGGATCAGACGGGTGCAGACCAGGATGGAATCCTACACACGGTTCATCGGCTTTATGTGTTCTGTTGCACTTGGTGTCTCGGATAGCAGGCTTTAGCTCTGCCGAGCGTGTTTGCATGCTCAAACTAgcacagagcttcttactgcaGTGAAGCTGGGACAGGACACGGTGCAAGAAgactttttaaagttaaaaataatCTTAAGAAAAGgggattttaaaaaggaataacTGTCGAACAGTGCGTTCTCTGTTTATCACAGTATCTttaatagattaaaaaaaacatatcttATCACTCATATCTTATCATTAAGTCCACTGGCTTTTTAAAACTAAGATGGAGAGTGGATTTAGTAAACAGATGGGAGGCATTATTGATTAAATGACTAATTGATTGAATCTGCAGCAACTAAGCTGAGTATTGATTCTCTGGCAAGAGATGTGGAAACATGACAgggtttttaaagttttaatggCCTCCCAAAGGTCACGAGAATAGTCAGAATTAATTAGCTTTTATCTGTGACAGAATCTGCAGCTAATAGTGTTATAATAACTTTGATAATGAACGTTCAAAGACAGAATGTTTAATCCTCGTGACTGACATTAACTGTTATCTGCAGCAGTAGCCTGCTGAAAAATGGCTTCAACTCATGgcagctttttatttcattttatgagGGTGGATTAATTTAAAATGGCAATTGTAATAACCAtaatatagatagatagatagatagatagatagatagatagatagatagatagatagatagatagatagatagatagatagatagatagatagatagatagatagatagatagatagatagatagatagatagatagatagatagatagatagatagatagatagagagggGGGTAGAAGTGATTAAATCCTGATCACCAACAAACTTACAAAGTAGGGAGCAAGTGAGGGATCTCCATTAACTTGCAGCCCAGCTACCCTCATGTTCCTTTGGTGTATCTCTGCTATTTCATTTAGGGTCAAGATTTAAGATTTTCCATTGTCATATCCACAATATTTACAGCAGCAGTCacttaaaaatgaaatgctaaGGTCCCAAGCCCCAGAAAAATATAGTGAATttaagaagttaaaaaaaagaaaatgggatCGGACCAGGTTGATTTGATGGATGCAAGATTCTGACACTTACTGTTACTGTACAGCTTCCACAGCATTCAGCTACATGCTAGCATGAATAATTCATCCTGCACAGAGACATTTAACTGGTTTACCTGTTCCACTCAATGAGCTCATACTCCCTGTAAAAGCAGCATtagagggcaggaggagcggaATGTGCTGCCCTGTGCGTCCATCCGTCAtatgtttttccttcctcctctgacctGTATATTAGTGTTCGCTGTCTTAGATCAGTCttgacagcacacacacacacacagacacacatacacacacacacagacacacacagacacacacacacacacacacatacacagacacacacatacccacataGCCTCATATGTCTATCTTTGTGGtgctttcatagacataatacattaccACGGCCCCTACCCTAGCCCTACCCATTAAtgctaaacccctaaccctatccctgaccTAAGCTCAATCCTGACCTCAATcttaaaaccacgtcttaacCATCAAACAGTCTTTTGAAGTTGTCAAGAGTAACAGAACACACAGTTgaaaatggccccactttgcAAAAAACGTCCTGGGATTTTGCTAACAGAATGAGCATTTTGcaactcaatatgtagcaaatagAAGAGAGATGAATGAGATTTAAACTCTACTCTGAGTTCCAGTTCCTTTTGGATCATTTTATTCATCATAGATTAACTCTAATGCTTTATTGGAATAAACTCATTTCATAAATACAAAATAACCTTTCACAGCTGTGAATTGTTCAGTTTAACGCTGTACACAGCTCTGACGGGTTCAAGGAAAAGGCAAGAACAAGCAGAAACATTTTCAgagcacacacaggaagacaggGGATTGTAAAAAATAACAGGAGGTTAAGGAAATGAGAGATGGTAACACACTCAGCAAACGCTGCTCTGACACACACTTTATCTGGAGCCCAACAGCCACCTCATGCCAATAAAACAATGTTAGGACTGATGAATTCGGTTAGTGTTCTCACTCTGTTCTGGGCTGCCAAGGCTTCTTCCAGTCACTCTTTCCGAGAACGTAATGTGCTTGGAGTGGCTGACTTTCACACAGGCATTTCTCAGCAGCATAAATTCAATTTATACATGAATAGATTTAGTTCTTACTGCGTGTCAGACAGCCCTGGCTGAAGAAATTAAAATCACTGGCACACTTTTATTGTGTTGGTTAATAAGCCTCTGCTGTGGGTCTATTCTTTAAAGAGCAGCACTTTGATGCATTTTACATTGACCATGTGTGCTTCAGTTTTGTAATTCAGTTCTTTGCAAACCCTTTTGAATTTTTAATCCCAGTGTTGACAGTTTTCCAAATCCAAATTTCAGTTTTTATCAGCCAGTTAGCATATAGCTTAAATTAGTCTGATGAATAATAAGATGTTGCCAGTAAAACCTTCCCGAGTCATCCATTACTTTCAGATTATGGCGATAAATATGGCTGCACTTGTAAAATAATCCCCTTCAAATAGCTCAAAACCTGTCATTGTTCAGAACACTAGAAGCTTACTTGGAATGACAGTTGTGGTTTTTGGTGGTGCGCCGTTCAAGCGGGGGTAACAGTCAGAACTGATTTGAAAGTGCGGCTCTGCAGCCTCTTTAGATCTCGCTGCATAGAACAGcttgtttttcatcatctctGTGTCTCTACAGACCTCTAATCCCCCTCTACTGTTTGGCAGTGCCAGTTTTTGGAGGGTTACGGCGCGAACAGAAGGGGAGAAAACAGACATGATAATTACAAACTCTCCATTAACAGTAGTTTTGAAATTCATTGTCTCATCCAGCTGAACCCACTCATCTTCTCACATAATGGCAGTAACTTGTAAGCCTCAGCTGTCACTCAGTGTGCTGTTATctactggatggatggatggatggatggatggatggatggatggatggatggatggatggatggatggatggagggatggatggatggagggatggatggatggatggatggagggatggatggatggatggagggatggatggatgttttctCATATAATTCTCTCATATACTATAGTCTCATCAACAAGCATCATAGATCTACTGCAAGTGAAAGATTGAATGATTTTTTAGGAAATATATGAAATCTCCCTCATTAAAACTCAAGTCAGGTCCCACGAGATTATTTAGTATCTCAGGTGATTCTGTATTTCTGGTCTGTAAGCTCTGGGCAGGTCCCCAAGATATTATTTTAATGGATTATTCTTTTATAGGACCATTTTACACTTTCACAGTGTAAGAGGGcctaaataatatatatatatacatttttctTATCCTTTATTCTGATGAATGTCTTTGAGAAAAGCTATGaatgatacatttttttttaaaagattgatttttattttcaaccTTCCTCTGTACAAGAAAGTAGCCCACAGTGTCAGACAACATATTTGCAAAATCCCATGTCTTGTTTTTAATATTGGAAAGAGAGACAGACTGCGGTGGCCATGACAGCTACTTGTTCTGCAGTTAAAGAtgcaaaacatgaaaacagtgtttttagtATAATTGCACCCCAGAAACCCAGGGGATCGTTCCAAGGAAACAGACTAAAAACAGTGCAGATGAAACATCCTGGATAGTTTATTAATGTTgttgaaagaaagacaaaaagacaTAAAGATGCAGGGGTGATAATCAAAGGTGTCCTAGCAGACTGTCTACTATGCATATCCTTCTGTTCAGCTGTCTGTTTTTGCAGCACATTCTGCTGATCATGAAAAAAACCTGGAAGGTGGCAGTGTTAGATGTCTAAACATAGCATGTTTTGACTTAAAGCATTGGCAAATGATGCAGGCAAATGCCCTTAAGAGAAAGAGAACAGCATGTAagtgtttcattttttaaaacgtTGCAGTCACGGGCTCTTTGATCACAACCGAACacagtatctttttttttaaaaagagtggGGTTTTATGGACCGCTTGGAGGactcctcttcttttctggcGAGTCACAAAATGaggtaatgtttgtttttgttttttccccttaacTAAGTGTAAATGTGAGTTAATATGCAATAATTATCTTTAGTTGTAGTGACAAAGCCAACATTGCATTGTAATTAACAGCTGTTTGTTGAATTTGTAAGTCTGTAACTGCAATAGTCTTTGTGCTGATGCTTCGCTCCCACCAGCGTGTGCACTGACGCGGACTCTTCAGtaaatcacgcacacacacgcacacacacagaggcaggaagtaGAAAAAAAGCCCAACCAGCAATAAGGAAGTAGCTAAACGCGGTCGTTTTGGAGCTTTAGTCCGTGTGTTGTTAAAACCTGCGGGGTAGCTCAAGCGACGAAGCAGCGGCGGCTGTGCTACGGAAGTTAGCCCTGTTGCTAATTATGTCAACGGCGACTCCGCGTTTTCTTGAAATAAAGTATGAAGTAGAAGACAGGGAgacaggagaagaaggaccgAGAGTGTAACCGGCGATCCCCAAAAGGGTAAGAGAAATGCCGGCCTCCAGCTGGCAGAGAGGGGATGTGGACGTCCGAGAGTTTTCTGTACAATACTGCACTTTTCACCGGATGTTTACCTCAGCGGTGGGCATtcactgctgcacacacaccatctgtgtgtgtgtgtgtgtgtgtgtgtgtgtgtgtgtgtgtgtgtgtgtgtgtgtgtgagagagagagagagagagagagagagagagagaggaaaagagaggtgGCTCTGGGGATAATAAATATTTCTCCCTGTAcatttgtatgtgtgttctGTTGCTCTTGATCCTCTGAGTTATACTCCAGGAGAGTCAGCTGAAAGGGCATCCAGTACGCCACATGAAAAGGTCAGGGCCTGTAGAGAGAgcgagctgggaggaggtgAGCTTGTGTGTCTGGTGCAAACTCAGTCAGCACTTTGTGTGTCAGTAaacaacagtgtgtgtttgctcaggaAGACACAGCATTGGCCACAGATGGGGTCTCCCTGTTTATTGCCCTTGACAAATACTGTAACTACTGCGTGTATGTGCTGCGGGTGTATCCTGAGGACTTGGGCCCCCCTCCACATGCGTCACCTGTTTGAGGGAATATTATATCAGAGGGGATTAGTCCAGATGATCTTGGGCACTCTGCCATGCAAATACGAGAGCTGTTCACTGAAGGTCGCGGCTATTTTTAACTTGTcgtttttttctgtgtgtctcCTATAGGATTTTTGTTTCTTATTGAAATTTTAGCCACTATGGACCACAAAGAAGACCACCAACAAGGAGCTACGTCGCTGAACAATGAGGAGTTGCCGCAGATGGACGGGACATGCGACGCCTGTGAGCCCGATGAAGCCCAAATGGCCACTCTAGTGTGTCACAAATGCAGCTTTGCTTTCTGTCCTCTCCATGCGGAGAGACATGTCATCAGCACACATCACCTATTAGCGCCCTATAATCATGATAATACTCCAGCTAATGGACTCGGCTCCATCAAAGACAACGGCTTTGGAGGTGGAGCCGGTGGTGAGGCTGGAATGGGAGGAAATCAGAGGGTTGTGGGGGGCGACGCTGGATTAAAGAGACTGCTGAGTGGTTTGGAGGTGGAGCCTGTGGTGGGAGAGGGGCCTGTGGGTGCAGAAGCAGGGCAGGAGGTCTCTGTTTCAGCAGATCAGAAAAGGGACACCGTGACGGTAGAGAGACTGCGCTGCATGGAGCATGAACAGGAGGGTTCTCTCTACTGTAAGATGGATGAGAAGATCATCTGTGTGGTGTGCGCGGTGCAAGGTGAACACCGTGCACATGAGATCATCACCCTGCAGGAGGCCTACCTGTGGCAAAAGGTGAGGAACACTGAGTGTGATAAATCACACCTCTGTAATTCAGTATTATACACTAAGCAAGAGCCCATCACATTCAGAACACAATAATATAACACAACCACCCACCACACCATCACTCATAAAGCGATTCAATTACATGGAAACTTAATTAAACTATATGGGAACAGTGAaagctgagattaataataccTCCATGTCCATTTGGCTTCATGCCACCTCAGAGATTTTTGCTGCGACTGTATTAAATAGATCAAGTCATTTGTTGAAGTATTCCAATTTTTTCCGTGATGGCGGCTAAATGCATCATTGCTGGGGCCTGAAACTGTGCTCTAAATCTTTAGAATCAAAAGTCTTCTATGCATGAGTATGCACGATGGTGCAGGATGTGCTGGCATAAGAAAATCACCTCCCACCTCTTTGCCTTTAATCCTCCATCCCTGTTGTGTCGTGTGTCTGGTCTTTCCCACAGGGCAGACAGGGTTACGACCTACTGGGCTCTACCCAACAGATGGCCGAGAAGATCAAAACCAAGTGGACCAGCCCAGAGGTGAGTGCAAACGGCTGCACGCGGAACGCTTAAATCAAAGCTATAGGGCGGCCATTATTTTTAGAAAACTTCCTCCGGAGCACGGAGCACAGCTGTTATCCTTTAATGAGTTCAAACCCAGTCAGATCGAATCAAAATGGCAGTTTCTCTGTGGCAGTGAAAGAATGACCTTGAGAACGTTGGAAACCTGTTTGCACTTGATTGCATTTAGATGTTTTTTCTCCCCATGTAAACGTCATGTCAGCATGTACAGGGTGATGTAACCGCTGCAGACGGCGCATGCGACGCCGCGCTGTGCATTACTCCTaattttcatctttgttttttcagcCTTTAAAAAATGTCTGCTTTTTCGACTGTGTCAGCCAGCCTGTCAGTTTAGCACCGTGGCCACTGCagatccatttttcttttttagatgcCGGGCGGTTCTCCAGCCACCCATGTGCGTGACGTTCCGAACGAGTCCAGCTTTGAGAGCACAAatttgtgatttttctttttttcctaccTTGAATCAGGGGCGGTTTATTTTAAAGGTTGCGTCTGTGGGATTAGAGGCTGATCCCAGTTCCCAGGCTTCAtctaaggttaaaaaaaagaaagattataCCTGGGATTAGGCCACCAGAAACACAAGGTAGAGCTTTTACTTCCTTCTCTCTAATAAACGGAGTAGATGAGCAGACGCTGCATCGGTGTAGAGCATGCAGCGGGGCAGATGTAATAGtctggaataaaataaaaagagattAGAAAGATCTTATGTTACAAAAGCATGTGGTGGGAGCCAATTAGTTTAGTCCATCACCTCACAGATCAGAGATGGGATCCATTTACTGTCTGCAAATTCTGCCCAATAATTATGGTGAGATGTCTCTGTGATTAATGAGTCATGTCTTTTTCAGACGTGAGGTGACGTCACCATTCGTCATTTAGGCGGAGTTACGCCATTTTTTTACTAGATACAGAAGAACCCAGCTATGTGGTGCCATCTCCTGCTTTTTCAAGTCGCATGATTGTTCAACTATAGATAGGCTAGTTATCAACTACCTGCTTCCATGCACTGAAGCTGAATTTAACAACACTTATGAAACCCTCATAATTCATATGAGCGGTAAGCACCAACAGTGATGGAGTACAAAGTTTCATGTTTGCACTGTGCAGGAGAacagacatttttctttttgatttgtTCTTTCACACGTCTGCTATATTCAGACTCGGAGGCGGAGATTTTTATCCCCGTGCTGGCCTtatttcaaccttttttttccactctcCACATCTCAAAAAGCGTGCAGCTGGCACACACTCGCTCGCCGTCACCTTTCTCTTTCCATATCGACCACAACAAAAATTCTGCAAATTGAATTTTCACAACAAGTCAACCTTGAAACCTGTGGCTGTATTTCCATTACAAATGCTATAGCTGGGGCATGTACTGCCACAGACTGTTAGGTAATGTTCAGCCAGAGACGTTTCAATGAGGCGCGGGTTCAGGGATGTGCAGCTATAGGGCTCAGCCGTGCACTCACCAGTCAGTGGGAGCACTTTCAGACACCAGCTGCAGTCTGTGCACGCTTAATATATTGTCTGAACTCAGAGGAGAGTAATTGCACAGAGGAGGTGAGCTCCTCTCAGTACCTGAGGTGATTCTGCTCAGGTACGGTGGCATTATGTGGAAGGTTAATGTCCCTGGGCAGAAAGAGGTAAATGGCGTGCAGCACTACGGCTTTAGAATTATCATAGTCAAATATCAATGCAGCCCCGAGGATTTCCTGAACATTTAGTTCGATGCTGTTGCACGGCAGAGATGTGCTGTGTTCAGAGGGACTCTTGTGGATTTCTTCGCACGTCCATTAAAAGTGTAAGCATGTTTTATGGATGATGAAAAGAAGAGGTAAAGGTAGGACGCTATGCTTGGAAAAGAAAAGGTGTAAGCCCCCGTCTCCGTGGCGAGGGATGGAGATTGCAGAGATTTCGCCCTCAGCCGGTGTTTGCTTATTAAGTCGAGCCCACTTAATTAGGTGCCTTGCTGCAGGTGTGGGGGTTTTAATCTCTCAGAGCTCATATCTCCAGATGCCACATGGGAGCGGGACATAGCACAGAAACTTTGACGAGGCTGCGCGGCGACTAACAGGGGGGCCGGAACTGTAACGGGAGGAGCCCGTCGAATATCTGCAGACAGAGATCTCAGGGTTAGCATGATGCAGCTCCAAACCAGGACACCCAGTCATCAGCAGCACTCGTCTCACTCTTATGATTTATTCAGCCACACTCCAACACGCTGGGTTTCTTTAAGGCCTATGGAGCAGAGAGGGGTCCGCTGTCTTCAAGTAGCTTTGCACAGAGTTAAAAATGTGAACAGCCGTGCGGCGGCTGCATCCTGTTTCCCTGCCTcataaaagaggagcagacatATTAAAGCCATCCTCCAAAGCCGAGGCTGAGGAATAGCCGGGTCAGGCATGAAAGACTCGCTCTTTAAGGCTGTCAGTGCTTCTCTGTATCTACCCGCATCATTTTAATGGAATTACTCAGTATCTTTCCCCAGAAAGTTGCTCGGCTGACGCCGCTTCTCCCAGAAGCCATAAAAGGTGGATATTTTCACTCCTCCTTGACACACTGAACCCcccttttttatttgctttcccTCTTTTATCCATTTCCTGTGTATTCTTCTTTAGACGATACTCCTGGGaagggatttttatttttttttgctgtgcaTGAATCGAGCTGCAGCTTTAGAAGGATGATCGGAATTTGTCCCGAGataaaagagaacaaaagagtTCTGCGCTCGCTGTGAACAGGGTcaagttcagttcagttcaaaccTGTTTACCCTTAACGATCAATTAGTCGGTTTTAGGTGCTCTTAAACAGCACATCACACACCCAaccagagcaacaacaacagcagcacagacagtgAATCAGTTGTGGGAGCGTTCCAGGAACTGggcttcatttttatttcactgtACTGTACAACACACGAGAAGCATTAAAGTTAGATTACATAGTTCTCATTTCTAAATAAAGAGATTCTGCTTCTGCATTTTTCATCACTGAATGTGCAGAATGTTTCCATGAGTATTTACAATAtgtaacttttttcttttatataaaTGGGAGACATTTGATGTATTACGGTATATATTTGTAGCTATTTTGTGTCGCTAATTACTAATTCAGCTTcagttttctcattttctggCCTCAGTGGGGTggatatttttgtgtctgttgACATTTGCAGTTATTGAATTAAAGTTCaactggaacaaaaaaaaaaatcagtttcagGGAAGCTAGCTGAGTAAAATGgacaaataaacataaaaacatggATAAAGCGATTCCACGCTGGGAGAAGGAATGAGATTTTTAAATCCGCTGTCCAGATGTGTTTGCTCTCATCTCCTGTGCTCACTCTGTCGTCTGTCCCGAAGCCTCGTTTCAAGGCCTCAGCTTAGCTCGCAGCAATGCAAATGAAGATTAGCCCGCATGAGTACTTCTTCCGTGCAAGCGCCATCAATGGGCCAAAGGTCCAAGGGCAGAGGGTCTCATGTTCTACACACACAAAGAGCCTTGGTCCATCTGCCACCCAGGCCACTGGGACTAAATAG
The nucleotide sequence above comes from Takifugu rubripes chromosome 9, fTakRub1.2, whole genome shotgun sequence. Encoded proteins:
- the trim44 gene encoding tripartite motif-containing protein 44 encodes the protein MDHKEDHQQGATSLNNEELPQMDGTCDACEPDEAQMATLVCHKCSFAFCPLHAERHVISTHHLLAPYNHDNTPANGLGSIKDNGFGGGAGGEAGMGGNQRVVGGDAGLKRLLSGLEVEPVVGEGPVGAEAGQEVSVSADQKRDTVTVERLRCMEHEQEGSLYCKMDEKIICVVCAVQGEHRAHEIITLQEAYLWQKGRQGYDLLGSTQQMAEKIKTKWTSPEMTTEELEDYVNAQFDELRKLVRLEEKRSLHLVDLKEAFLTASAAEKIAEISLETERLQEEMASITDQLCLLEKAEGGRPAVRAGDIIAAPEPAHRVQRDIDARPRLPEPRANPVDLRDFEDSDTELSMDHAP